A genomic window from Nosocomiicoccus massiliensis includes:
- a CDS encoding cytochrome c oxidase subunit I, which translates to MATVNGQKVGFGRLIWEYLTTVDHKKIAILYLIGGGFFFVMGGIEAMLIRIQLAVPNNDFLSAGLFNEMITMHGTTMIFLAAMPILFAFMNAVVPLQIGARDLAFPFMNALGVWMFIFGGIFVNVSWLFGDAPDAGWTSYASLSIASPGHGIDFYAIGLQIAGAGTLITGINFVTTIITMRAPGMTYMRMPLFTWTALVASILIVFGFPPLTVGLFLLTFDRMFGSNFFIVEAGGNTIIWEHLFWIFGHPEVYILILPAFGIFSEIFAVFSRKRLFGYSAMVFATVLIGFFGFMVWAHHMFTVGLGATANAIFALATMAIAVPTGIKIFNWIATIWGGSITFTTPMLYALAFIPSFVMGGVTGIMQAVAPADYQYHDSYFIVAHFHYVIVGGVVFAILAGLHYWWPLMFGTKLNETLGKIEMAIFAIGFHMTFLVQHWLGLWGMPRRVFTYLDGQGFNLANLISTIGALLMAVGVIVLVINIIMTVVKNDRVVNVDVWDGRTLEWAVATPTPEYNFFQTPLVRGLDVLQLEKEENNGEIPSAGPVEDIHMPNNSIIPFILTAGLFIAGFGALFHASGQEWAIAAVKDLPSMRPWSMILLVGGLTITFLSMMARSWIDDHGHYIKKERIEKEMREYEERKRGAN; encoded by the coding sequence TCGCGGTACCAAATAACGATTTCTTATCAGCTGGATTATTTAACGAAATGATTACAATGCACGGTACTACGATGATATTCTTAGCTGCGATGCCAATTTTATTCGCATTTATGAACGCAGTAGTTCCATTACAAATTGGTGCACGTGACCTAGCGTTCCCATTCATGAACGCTTTAGGTGTTTGGATGTTTATTTTCGGAGGTATCTTCGTTAACGTTTCTTGGTTATTCGGAGATGCGCCAGACGCTGGTTGGACAAGTTATGCGTCACTATCTATTGCATCACCTGGACACGGTATTGACTTCTACGCAATTGGTTTACAGATTGCAGGGGCTGGTACGTTAATTACAGGTATTAACTTTGTAACGACAATTATTACGATGAGAGCACCGGGTATGACTTACATGAGAATGCCATTATTCACATGGACAGCACTTGTTGCATCAATTCTTATCGTATTTGGTTTCCCACCATTAACAGTAGGACTTTTCCTATTAACGTTTGACCGTATGTTCGGTTCGAACTTCTTCATAGTTGAAGCTGGTGGTAACACAATTATTTGGGAACACTTATTCTGGATCTTCGGACACCCAGAAGTATATATTTTAATCTTACCGGCATTCGGTATTTTCTCAGAGATTTTCGCAGTATTCTCTAGAAAGAGATTATTCGGTTACTCAGCGATGGTATTCGCGACAGTATTAATCGGATTCTTCGGATTCATGGTTTGGGCGCACCACATGTTTACAGTAGGTTTAGGTGCAACAGCGAACGCAATTTTCGCATTAGCGACGATGGCAATCGCAGTACCAACAGGTATTAAGATATTTAACTGGATTGCTACAATTTGGGGCGGTAGTATTACATTTACTACACCAATGCTTTATGCATTAGCGTTTATCCCTTCATTCGTAATGGGTGGGGTAACAGGTATCATGCAAGCGGTAGCTCCAGCAGACTATCAGTATCATGACTCATACTTTATCGTAGCTCACTTCCACTACGTAATCGTTGGTGGGGTAGTATTCGCGATATTAGCTGGGCTTCACTACTGGTGGCCTTTAATGTTCGGTACTAAGCTAAACGAAACATTAGGTAAAATCGAAATGGCAATCTTTGCTATCGGTTTCCACATGACATTCTTAGTTCAACACTGGTTAGGTTTATGGGGAATGCCACGTCGTGTATTCACATACTTAGACGGCCAAGGCTTTAACTTAGCGAACTTAATCTCAACAATCGGTGCATTACTCATGGCAGTTGGGGTAATCGTACTTGTAATTAACATCATTATGACAGTTGTTAAAAACGATAGAGTCGTTAACGTCGACGTTTGGGACGGTCGTACACTTGAGTGGGCAGTTGCTACACCAACTCCAGAATACAACTTTTTCCAAACTCCACTAGTACGTGGTTTAGATGTTTTACAATTAGAAAAAGAAGAAAACAACGGTGAAATTCCATCAGCTGGACCAGTTGAGGATATTCATATGCCAAACAACTCAATCATTCCATTCATCTTAACAGCTGGTTTATTCATTGCAGGATTTGGTGCATTATTCCATGCATCTGGTCAAGAGTGGGCGATTGCAGCAGTTAAGGATTTACCAAGTATGAGACCTTGGTCAATGATTTTACTCGTTGGTGGTTTAACGATCACATTCCTTTCAATGATGGCGAGATCTTGGATTGATGACCACGGTCACTACATCAAGAAAGAACGTATTGAAAAAGAAATGCGTGAATATGAAGAAAGAAAAAGAGGTGCGAACTAA
- a CDS encoding cytochrome c oxidase subunit 3 yields the protein MAEVKYNVDNANWPKHPETATLEGKNKFVGFWTFLAGETVLFSCLFATYLALKDSVPSSDHLLAADLFHLELAFVMTMFLLTSSLTSVFAVHHMRNNNFAKMQLWLGITVLLGAGFLALEIYEFIAYVQLGHTFRSSAFGSAFYILIGTHGFHVIIGLIWITLLIIRNSGRGLSVYTAAKVNTASLYWHFIDVVWVFIFTIVYLLGVL from the coding sequence ATGGCAGAAGTTAAATATAATGTTGATAATGCTAATTGGCCGAAGCACCCTGAAACAGCTACGTTAGAAGGTAAAAACAAGTTTGTTGGTTTCTGGACATTCTTAGCGGGAGAGACAGTATTATTCTCATGTCTCTTCGCAACTTACCTCGCACTTAAAGACTCAGTGCCAAGTAGCGATCACTTATTAGCAGCTGACCTATTCCACTTAGAGTTAGCGTTCGTAATGACGATGTTTTTATTAACATCATCATTAACGAGTGTTTTCGCAGTACACCATATGAGAAATAACAACTTCGCGAAAATGCAATTATGGTTAGGAATTACAGTTCTTTTAGGTGCTGGGTTCTTAGCACTTGAAATCTACGAGTTCATTGCATATGTACAACTCGGTCACACGTTTAGATCAAGTGCGTTCGGTAGTGCATTCTATATCTTAATCGGTACACACGGATTCCACGTTATTATCGGTTTAATTTGGATTACATTACTCATCATCCGTAACTCTGGACGCGGATTATCAGTATACACAGCTGCGAAAGTTAATACAGCTTCATTATACTGGCACTTCATTGACGTTGTGTGGGTGTTCATCTTCACAATCGTTTATCTGTTAGGGGTGTTATAA
- a CDS encoding cytochrome C oxidase subunit IV family protein, translated as MANVETESLTRKELDALYKARAKEMRLQLTSFALMIFMTFIAFGLVALDFNKYFVGAIIVTLAFVQVILQFFYFMHMKDKGHDFAKLFILVGMYFAIAFIITFVFIVWIGTGGIQ; from the coding sequence ATGGCGAACGTAGAAACCGAATCATTAACAAGAAAAGAGTTAGACGCACTTTACAAAGCACGTGCAAAAGAAATGAGACTTCAGCTAACATCTTTTGCTCTTATGATTTTCATGACATTTATAGCATTTGGATTAGTAGCATTAGACTTTAACAAATACTTTGTTGGAGCAATCATTGTTACTTTAGCGTTTGTACAAGTTATTCTACAATTCTTCTACTTCATGCACATGAAGGACAAAGGACATGATTTTGCGAAGTTATTTATCTTAGTTGGTATGTACTTTGCAATTGCGTTTATTATCACATTTGTGTTCATTGTATGGATTGGAACAGGTGGAATTCAATAA
- the ctaG gene encoding cytochrome c oxidase assembly factor CtaG, which translates to MINLDRLMSIRIFGFIGNWSPFLIAFIIVASVVYFLITMKWYKDIPGGRKLTKLEFWMSITVILLFYITFGSPIDILSHILFTFHMVQMALGLLLIPPLLYFAIPDYLWAYMVKLPVLRFFHKIGQKPLLALILFCGAFSLYHIPTVMDTLKLNQSLHFMSLAILFLLATIAFWPVLNKVDPQEKHMNYLFKILYVFGIGGLLLPACGLIIFSETPMFKTYTESAAWLKSMELCVPVGVLDTLKDQNMISGPEYFSHMTPLSDQRTGGIIMKILQEVFFGFIIAYLFANWWKQESRDPDEITRESLERANERKKLEELYR; encoded by the coding sequence GTGATAAATTTGGATCGTTTAATGTCGATACGAATTTTTGGTTTCATCGGAAATTGGAGTCCATTTTTAATTGCGTTTATTATTGTAGCGTCAGTAGTGTACTTCTTAATTACGATGAAATGGTACAAAGATATACCAGGTGGTCGAAAACTAACTAAATTAGAGTTTTGGATGTCAATTACAGTTATTTTATTATTTTATATAACGTTCGGATCACCAATTGATATATTAAGTCATATTTTATTTACGTTTCATATGGTGCAAATGGCACTTGGGTTGTTACTCATTCCGCCGTTACTATACTTTGCAATACCAGATTACTTATGGGCATACATGGTAAAACTACCTGTATTACGATTTTTCCATAAGATTGGTCAGAAACCGTTACTAGCGCTCATACTTTTCTGTGGTGCGTTTTCGCTTTACCATATCCCTACAGTTATGGATACGTTAAAGTTAAATCAGTCATTACACTTTATGTCATTAGCGATTTTATTTTTACTTGCAACAATCGCATTTTGGCCAGTATTAAATAAAGTGGATCCTCAAGAAAAGCATATGAACTACTTATTTAAGATATTATATGTATTTGGTATTGGTGGATTATTATTACCAGCATGTGGGTTAATCATTTTCTCAGAGACACCTATGTTTAAGACGTATACTGAAAGTGCGGCATGGTTAAAATCGATGGAGCTTTGTGTTCCAGTAGGTGTTCTTGATACGCTAAAAGATCAAAATATGATTAGTGGACCGGAATACTTCAGTCATATGACGCCACTGTCTGACCAACGTACAGGTGGAATCATTATGAAGATTCTTCAAGAAGTGTTCTTTGGATTTATCATTGCGTATTTATTTGCAAACTGGTGGAAACAAGAGTCTAGAGATCCAGATGAAATTACGCGTGAATCATTAGAAAGAGCAAATGAGCGTAAAAAGTTAGAAGAATTATATAGATAA
- a CDS encoding DUF420 domain-containing protein — protein sequence MNLHFILPTISTSFIVLSAIMMAIGLYKMFKKRDLAGHDKFMTLSAWFALIFFIIYLSKTVFLGSTKFGGPEHLVTYYVVFLISHIILSTTGGVLGGFQVFTGKKRILSKHRKVGIFAAVIWFLTAITGVTVYILLYVLYPGGETSGLLDAIFH from the coding sequence ATGAATTTGCATTTTATACTACCAACGATTAGTACGTCATTTATCGTATTAAGTGCGATAATGATGGCAATTGGACTTTACAAAATGTTTAAGAAAAGAGACCTTGCTGGTCACGATAAGTTTATGACATTAAGTGCATGGTTTGCGTTAATTTTCTTTATCATTTACTTATCGAAAACAGTATTTTTAGGAAGTACGAAGTTCGGTGGACCTGAACATCTCGTAACATACTATGTTGTATTTTTAATTTCTCATATTATCTTATCTACGACAGGTGGTGTACTTGGAGGATTCCAAGTATTTACAGGTAAGAAGAGAATTTTATCGAAGCATAGAAAAGTTGGAATCTTTGCAGCAGTGATTTGGTTCTTAACAGCAATTACTGGAGTAACTGTGTATATTTTATTATATGTGTTATATCCAGGTGGAGAAACTTCTGGATTACTCGATGCGATATTCCATTAA
- a CDS encoding YugN family protein has translation MVFENSGLEKLVIEQNLLQEVMNEHGCVLGGSWDYERMTFDFQYKVPEGVFYLRFPAYAVSGDVGANDAVLQLMDPYIGKWYFPTGIEYGKDEHFPERIVEHAIQKIRALHSDLAVHA, from the coding sequence ATGGTATTTGAAAATTCTGGTCTTGAAAAATTAGTAATTGAACAAAACTTATTACAAGAGGTCATGAACGAACATGGCTGTGTTTTAGGTGGAAGTTGGGATTACGAACGTATGACGTTCGACTTCCAGTACAAAGTTCCTGAAGGTGTGTTTTACCTACGTTTCCCTGCATATGCAGTAAGTGGTGACGTCGGTGCGAACGACGCTGTACTTCAACTTATGGATCCTTACATTGGTAAGTGGTATTTCCCAACAGGTATTGAATACGGAAAAGATGAACATTTCCCAGAAAGAATTGTTGAACATGCAATTCAAAAAATTAGAGCATTACACAGCGACTTAGCTGTTCACGCTTAA
- a CDS encoding YlbF family regulator: protein MFSTNQTIEILDHLDHINDMVKSSEEFKSYIYYKHKLEQDNDTQMLIKQFNRLKEDFEEVERFGRYHPDYKEKRKEIRLFKKKVDMDENVIEFRRAEYVLQSLLDEILYIIGKSVSDHANVVSTNPFFASGESNCMTGGGCSCAS, encoded by the coding sequence ATGTTTTCTACAAATCAAACAATCGAAATTTTAGATCATCTCGATCACATTAACGATATGGTAAAATCTTCTGAGGAATTTAAATCATATATATATTACAAACATAAATTAGAACAAGATAATGATACACAAATGCTCATCAAACAATTCAATAGATTAAAAGAAGACTTTGAAGAAGTTGAACGTTTTGGGAGATATCATCCAGACTATAAAGAAAAACGTAAAGAGATTCGTTTATTTAAAAAGAAAGTAGATATGGATGAAAACGTCATAGAATTTAGACGGGCAGAGTATGTACTACAAAGTTTACTCGACGAGATTTTATATATAATCGGTAAGTCTGTCAGTGATCATGCCAATGTCGTTAGTACGAATCCATTTTTTGCAAGTGGAGAGTCAAACTGTATGACGGGTGGCGGATGTAGTTGTGCGAGTTAA
- a CDS encoding glycerophosphodiester phosphodiesterase encodes MKLRTKLLLLTAGLSSAYIYSKIQAERRVNEMKPVFKRPGPYIFAHRGGKGNYPEHTRLAFNNAVNQNVDGFEIDVRLTKDNEIVVLHDLYVDRVTEYSGKVSDYTLDELRKLDFGYNFKDVRGNYIYRGHPDAGIVTLRELFKEYPHQIINIDMKDSIDTEAGQKIAPLLFELILDEKATDRVIVTSFEDEQIRRFTSFSGDLIALGAGTEEVTKAYTLYHSGLGHLYQPSRDTFQIPINLSSVKLDNAGFIRYLDDLNVKVGYWVINDTNEMTRLLNLGAHTIVTDYPDKANLLINY; translated from the coding sequence ATGAAATTACGTACAAAACTACTTCTACTTACTGCTGGCCTTTCTAGTGCTTATATTTATAGTAAAATCCAAGCAGAACGAAGAGTAAACGAAATGAAACCTGTCTTTAAAAGACCCGGACCATACATATTCGCTCATCGTGGAGGTAAAGGAAATTATCCAGAGCATACGAGACTCGCGTTTAATAATGCAGTAAATCAAAACGTCGACGGTTTTGAAATCGACGTACGACTTACAAAAGACAATGAGATCGTCGTACTTCACGACTTATATGTAGATAGAGTTACTGAGTATAGCGGAAAAGTTTCAGACTATACGCTCGACGAATTACGAAAATTAGATTTTGGATATAACTTTAAAGACGTAAGAGGCAACTACATATATCGTGGGCATCCTGATGCCGGCATCGTTACTTTACGTGAATTATTTAAAGAATATCCACACCAAATTATTAACATCGACATGAAAGATTCGATCGATACAGAAGCAGGTCAAAAAATTGCACCTCTACTATTCGAACTTATATTAGATGAGAAAGCAACTGACCGCGTCATTGTGACAAGTTTTGAAGATGAACAAATTCGCCGCTTCACGAGTTTTAGTGGAGATTTAATTGCGTTAGGTGCTGGCACTGAGGAAGTGACAAAAGCATACACGCTTTACCATAGTGGGCTTGGTCACCTATACCAACCGTCAAGAGACACATTCCAAATCCCGATTAATTTATCGTCTGTTAAGCTCGATAACGCTGGATTCATTCGTTACTTAGATGATTTAAACGTTAAAGTCGGATATTGGGTCATCAACGATACAAATGAGATGACACGCTTACTAAACTTAGGTGCACATACGATCGTTACAGATTATCCAGACAAAGCAAATCTACTCATTAATTATTAA
- a CDS encoding DUF2129 domain-containing protein, with protein sequence MLKDRIGIYIYFKHNKFIRQLKRHGHVVYVNTNKQYMLIYIDENELDDTLKRLSNLKYVTEVLVSEYKNIKLSYPKGTV encoded by the coding sequence ATGCTAAAGGACCGCATTGGAATATATATTTATTTTAAGCATAATAAATTTATTAGACAGTTAAAGCGTCATGGTCATGTCGTTTACGTCAATACAAATAAGCAATATATGCTTATATATATCGATGAGAACGAGCTCGATGACACTTTAAAACGCTTATCTAACTTAAAATATGTGACAGAAGTACTCGTCAGTGAATATAAAAATATTAAACTATCCTATCCAAAAGGAACAGTTTAA
- a CDS encoding DUF7147 family protein, producing the protein MQKFIVLGHGYSEIFELKALLEYNHKRVNKAIFFHHEDAPSSFSLIMNPVEKDFQALYTILRGLRNGPEGKMYEMIRELCELYDIQVVEMTARDPKDFHEEELFFQYMIGVLRLNHLIPPLK; encoded by the coding sequence ATGCAAAAATTTATCGTCTTAGGACATGGCTACAGCGAGATTTTCGAGTTGAAAGCGTTACTCGAATACAATCACAAACGTGTAAATAAAGCGATCTTCTTTCACCATGAAGATGCGCCGTCATCGTTTAGTTTAATCATGAACCCTGTCGAAAAAGACTTCCAAGCTCTTTATACAATCCTTCGAGGGCTAAGAAACGGCCCGGAAGGTAAAATGTACGAAATGATTCGCGAATTATGTGAATTATACGATATACAAGTCGTCGAGATGACAGCACGTGATCCGAAGGATTTTCATGAAGAGGAATTGTTCTTCCAATATATGATCGGTGTGTTACGACTCAACCATCTCATTCCACCGTTAAAATAA
- the rsmD gene encoding 16S rRNA (guanine(966)-N(2))-methyltransferase RsmD, with amino-acid sequence MNRKRGVYVRVITGKYKKRRIETLEHKDTRPTSEKVRESMFSAIGERVSGDVLDLFAGSGALGIEALSRGGERCIFVDGAKDAIRIIHNNTKGLDEPVEIYRNDFRRALKALSKRDRQMDLIFLDPPYNKKLIDEALHLIKTYDILKKDGIIIVEAGANETIDLNGFVELKHNEVGTIQYKVLTTEENYD; translated from the coding sequence ATAAATAGAAAACGAGGTGTATACGTGAGAGTAATTACTGGTAAATATAAAAAAAGACGTATTGAGACGCTCGAACATAAAGACACGCGTCCGACGAGTGAAAAAGTAAGAGAAAGCATGTTTAGCGCAATCGGTGAAAGAGTCAGTGGGGATGTGCTCGATTTATTTGCAGGATCTGGTGCGCTTGGAATCGAGGCGTTATCTCGAGGCGGAGAACGCTGTATTTTTGTTGACGGTGCAAAAGACGCCATTCGTATCATTCATAACAATACGAAAGGGTTAGACGAACCTGTTGAAATTTACCGAAATGATTTTAGACGAGCGTTAAAAGCACTAAGTAAACGAGATAGACAAATGGATTTAATATTTTTAGATCCACCGTACAATAAAAAGTTGATCGATGAAGCACTTCATCTCATTAAAACGTACGATATATTGAAAAAAGACGGAATCATTATCGTTGAAGCGGGTGCGAATGAAACGATAGACTTAAATGGTTTTGTTGAATTAAAGCATAACGAAGTTGGAACGATTCAATATAAAGTGTTAACAACGGAGGAAAATTATGACTAA
- the coaD gene encoding pantetheine-phosphate adenylyltransferase: MTKKKIAVCSGSFDPITYGHIDIIERASRIFDVVYVCVSHNQTKKGLFTPDERVHLIEETISHIDNTKVDKHEGLLIDFCKKVDADAIVRGLRAVSDFEYEMQMASMNRKLAENIETLFIMTNNKYSFISSSIAKDVAKHHGKISDVVPPVVEEALVEKFKTLES, encoded by the coding sequence ATGACTAAGAAAAAAATCGCAGTATGCTCTGGATCATTTGACCCGATTACATATGGACACATCGACATTATTGAACGTGCGTCAAGAATCTTTGACGTCGTCTATGTGTGTGTATCACATAACCAAACAAAAAAAGGATTATTTACACCAGACGAACGTGTACACCTCATCGAAGAAACAATCTCTCATATTGACAATACGAAAGTTGATAAGCATGAAGGGTTGTTAATAGATTTTTGTAAAAAAGTCGATGCAGATGCAATCGTTCGTGGATTACGTGCAGTTTCAGATTTTGAATATGAAATGCAGATGGCATCGATGAATAGAAAGCTCGCTGAAAATATCGAGACGTTATTTATTATGACGAATAACAAATATTCGTTTATTTCGAGTTCAATCGCAAAAGATGTGGCAAAACACCACGGTAAAATTAGTGATGTCGTGCCACCAGTAGTCGAAGAAGCTCTCGTAGAAAAGTTTAAGACTTTAGAATCATAA
- a CDS encoding nucleotidyltransferase: MKVLSLITEYNPFHNGHIYHIESSKQLIQPDVTIAIMSGNFTQRGELAVTNKFNRAQEAIKHVDLVIELPTLYAISYADDFAYGGLLAAKMLQTTDIVFGSELDDIEKLHSAYLKAKRITKEDLVPMLQKGYSYPRAMYDLTNEDAFQSPNNTLGMSYLKARDDLNFDVSMHTVKRTGNNYNDKTLSHSQFSSATSIRESLLNGELEHAIQFMPETLAKVIMEDKVITNEHMFNTLKVIIERSSLNDLKDIYMMTEGLEHRLKKNIRLSNNYESFIDSIKTKRYTRTRLQRLLLYVLLNVTEEDFRNYEVNKLRVLAMNHTGQQYLSTIQDRRFITNLTKKDAPDFYETIKATHIYNTLTQGRVNDFNQPVMILKS, encoded by the coding sequence ATGAAAGTTTTGTCTTTAATTACAGAGTATAACCCGTTTCATAACGGTCATATTTACCACATCGAGTCTTCCAAACAATTAATTCAACCGGACGTGACGATTGCGATCATGTCTGGTAACTTTACTCAGCGCGGAGAACTCGCTGTGACGAATAAATTTAACCGTGCACAAGAAGCAATTAAACACGTTGATTTAGTCATTGAACTACCGACACTATATGCGATCAGTTATGCGGATGACTTCGCATATGGGGGGCTTCTTGCTGCAAAGATGCTACAAACTACCGATATCGTCTTCGGAAGTGAACTCGATGATATCGAGAAACTCCATAGTGCATACTTAAAAGCAAAGCGTATTACGAAAGAAGACCTCGTACCGATGTTACAAAAAGGATATTCGTATCCACGTGCAATGTACGACTTAACAAATGAAGATGCATTTCAATCTCCAAACAACACGCTCGGCATGAGTTATTTAAAAGCACGCGACGATTTAAACTTTGACGTCTCTATGCACACGGTTAAACGCACGGGTAACAACTATAACGATAAAACACTCTCTCATAGTCAGTTTTCAAGTGCGACGAGTATACGCGAGTCATTATTAAATGGAGAACTCGAACATGCGATTCAATTTATGCCAGAAACTCTCGCAAAAGTGATTATGGAAGATAAGGTCATTACAAATGAGCACATGTTTAATACGTTAAAAGTAATTATCGAGCGCAGTTCTTTAAACGATTTAAAAGACATATACATGATGACTGAAGGTCTCGAACATCGTCTTAAAAAGAATATTCGTCTATCAAATAATTACGAATCGTTTATCGATTCTATTAAAACGAAACGCTATACGAGAACACGTCTTCAACGTCTACTCTTATACGTTCTTTTAAACGTTACAGAAGAAGATTTTCGTAACTATGAGGTGAATAAGTTAAGAGTGCTTGCAATGAATCATACTGGTCAACAATACTTATCGACAATCCAAGATCGTCGCTTTATAACAAATTTAACAAAAAAAGATGCGCCAGACTTTTACGAAACGATAAAAGCGACGCATATATATAACACGTTAACGCAAGGACGTGTGAATGATTTTAATCAACCTGTTATGATTCTAAAGTCTTAA
- a CDS encoding YceD family protein codes for MKWSLSELRKFQNTAFTFEEHLSLEDVSNRQDVLDVSDIFTEGSIKNSGHEFYVDITIQARVKMVDSRSGEDVFYDLSVNSFETYDETLEADEKLEDPSLHPVLHELDLEPVIRELINVSIPEVYSESNELPDSSNTDNWNVYGSIEAYEKDKPVDPRLKKLETLFKTDETED; via the coding sequence ATGAAGTGGTCATTATCGGAACTCAGAAAGTTTCAAAATACCGCATTTACTTTTGAAGAACACTTATCACTTGAAGATGTTTCGAATCGTCAAGACGTTCTAGATGTAAGTGACATTTTCACAGAAGGCTCAATCAAAAACAGTGGTCATGAATTTTATGTCGACATAACAATTCAAGCACGTGTTAAAATGGTTGATAGTCGTTCTGGAGAGGATGTTTTTTACGATTTAAGCGTAAATTCGTTTGAAACGTATGATGAGACGCTTGAAGCGGATGAAAAGCTAGAAGATCCGTCATTACATCCGGTGCTACATGAACTCGACTTAGAACCAGTCATTCGTGAGTTAATAAATGTTAGCATTCCTGAAGTGTATTCTGAAAGTAATGAATTACCGGACTCATCAAACACTGATAATTGGAACGTCTACGGTAGTATCGAAGCGTACGAAAAAGATAAGCCTGTAGACCCAAGATTAAAAAAATTAGAAACGCTGTTTAAAACAGACGAAACGGAGGATTAA
- the rpmF gene encoding 50S ribosomal protein L32, producing MAVPKRRTSKTRKNKRRTHIKLSAPGMVECPECGEMKLRHRVCPNCGSYNGAEVVNN from the coding sequence ATGGCAGTACCTAAAAGAAGAACTTCGAAAACTCGTAAAAATAAACGTCGTACACACATTAAGTTAAGTGCACCAGGAATGGTTGAGTGCCCTGAGTGTGGAGAAATGAAATTAAGACACCGCGTTTGCCCGAACTGTGGGTCATATAACGGTGCAGAAGTTGTAAACAACTAA